One window from the genome of Glycine soja cultivar W05 chromosome 12, ASM419377v2, whole genome shotgun sequence encodes:
- the LOC114378683 gene encoding diacylglycerol kinase 5-like has protein sequence MALSIISTAFSQLYVSTCPAFLVDSIHGRDLTPLFVDDGLLEVVGFKNAWHGLVLLAPKGHGTRLAQAHRIRFEFRKGAADHTFMRIDGEPWKQPLPIDDDTVVVEISHLGQVNMLSTHNCKSKSVYDPSSPHHEDEEDDTDEEDSVAEEFRKFGAADTFRIPDEVDASQHS, from the exons ATGGCACTTTCCATTATATCTACAGCATTCAGTCAATTGTATGTCTCAACTTGCCCAGCTTTTCTGGTGGATTCAATCCATGGG AGAGATTTGACACCACTATTTGTAGATGATGGCCTTCTAGAAGTTGTTGGTTTTAAAAATGCATGGCATGGACTTGTTTTGCTTGCTCCAAAAGGACATGGAACTCGTCTTGCTCAG GCACACAGAATCCGGTTTGAGTTTCGCAAAGGTGCAGCAGATCATACATTCATGAGGATTGATGGGGAACCTTGGAAGCAACCTCTTCCAATTGATGATGATACTGTTGTTGTTGAGATTTCTCACCTTGGCCAGGTCAACATGCTATCCACTCATAATTGCAAGTCTAAAAGTGTGTATGATCCTTCATCACCACACCATGAGGATGAGGAAGATGACACTGATGAAGAAGACTCTGTAGCAGAGGAATTTCGGAAGTTCGGTGCAGCCGATACATTTAGAATCCCAGATGAGGTTGATGCTTCTCAGCATAGTTAG
- the LOC114380328 gene encoding protein THYLAKOID FORMATION1, chloroplastic-like isoform X1, producing MATVISSFSFSTLTQSSSQRNLTTLSSNSPTFRFRVGFSCLNVGVRASNSASKMVVRCSSSVAEPPTVSETKLNFLKAYKRPIPSIYNTVLQELIVQQHLMRYKRSYRYDAVFALGFVTVYEQLMEGYPSDEDRDAIFQAYIQALKEDPEQYRVDAKKLEEWARSQNPNSLLEFSSREGEVEGILKDIAERAGGKGDFSYSRFFAIGLFRLLELANAMEPTILEKLCAVLNVNKRSVDRDLDVYRNLLSKLVQAKELLKEYVDREKKKREERAEPQKSNEAITQQQQFSSL from the exons atGGCTACTgttatttcttctttctctttctccacTCTCACTCAATCTTCTTCGCAGAggaacctcaccacactctcTTCCAATTCACCAACCTTTCGCTTCCGCGTTGGTTTCTCCTGCCTCAATGTTGGAGTTCGAGCTTCCAATTCCGCTTCCAAAATGGTCGTTCGTTGCTCCTCTTCCGTCGCAG AACCTCCAACTGTTTCTGAGACAAAGTTAAATTTTCTCAAGGCATATAAGCGACCAATTCCTAGTATCTACAACACCGTGCTGCAGGAGCTCATTGTCCAGCAACATTTAATGAGATACAAGAGATCGTATCGCTATGACGCTGTATTTGCCCTTGGCTTCGTCACTGTATATGAGCAACTCATGGAAGGGTATCCAAGTGATGAGGACCGAGATGCCATCTTCCAAGCATACATTCAGGCATTGAAAGAAGATCCTGAACAATACAG AGTAGATGCAAAGAAATTAGAAGAGTGGGCTCGGTCTCAAAACCCAAATTCGCTATTAGAATTTTCATCTAGAGAAGGAGAAGTTGAGGGTATATTAAAGGATATTGCAGAAAGAGCAGGAGGAAAGGGGGACTTCAGTTATAGCCGTTTCTTTGCAATAGGCCTCTTTCGTCTTCTTGAGTTAGCAAATGCAATGGAACCAACAATTTTGGAAAAG CTCTGTGCGGTTTTGAATGTCAACAAAAGAAGTGTGGATCGGGACTTGGATGTGTATCGTAACTTGCTTTCCAAATTGGTTCAAGCTAAAGAGCTTCTAAAGGAATATGTTGACAG ggagaagaagaaaagagaagaaagggcTGAACCACAAAAGTCTAATGAGGCCAttacacaacaacaacagtttTCTAGCCTTTAG
- the LOC114380328 gene encoding protein THYLAKOID FORMATION1, chloroplastic-like isoform X2, with product MLEFELPIPLPKWSFVAPLPSQAYKRPIPSIYNTVLQELIVQQHLMRYKRSYRYDAVFALGFVTVYEQLMEGYPSDEDRDAIFQAYIQALKEDPEQYRVDAKKLEEWARSQNPNSLLEFSSREGEVEGILKDIAERAGGKGDFSYSRFFAIGLFRLLELANAMEPTILEKLCAVLNVNKRSVDRDLDVYRNLLSKLVQAKELLKEYVDREKKKREERAEPQKSNEAITQQQQFSSL from the exons ATGTTGGAGTTCGAGCTTCCAATTCCGCTTCCAAAATGGTCGTTCGTTGCTCCTCTTCCGTCGCAG GCATATAAGCGACCAATTCCTAGTATCTACAACACCGTGCTGCAGGAGCTCATTGTCCAGCAACATTTAATGAGATACAAGAGATCGTATCGCTATGACGCTGTATTTGCCCTTGGCTTCGTCACTGTATATGAGCAACTCATGGAAGGGTATCCAAGTGATGAGGACCGAGATGCCATCTTCCAAGCATACATTCAGGCATTGAAAGAAGATCCTGAACAATACAG AGTAGATGCAAAGAAATTAGAAGAGTGGGCTCGGTCTCAAAACCCAAATTCGCTATTAGAATTTTCATCTAGAGAAGGAGAAGTTGAGGGTATATTAAAGGATATTGCAGAAAGAGCAGGAGGAAAGGGGGACTTCAGTTATAGCCGTTTCTTTGCAATAGGCCTCTTTCGTCTTCTTGAGTTAGCAAATGCAATGGAACCAACAATTTTGGAAAAG CTCTGTGCGGTTTTGAATGTCAACAAAAGAAGTGTGGATCGGGACTTGGATGTGTATCGTAACTTGCTTTCCAAATTGGTTCAAGCTAAAGAGCTTCTAAAGGAATATGTTGACAG ggagaagaagaaaagagaagaaagggcTGAACCACAAAAGTCTAATGAGGCCAttacacaacaacaacagtttTCTAGCCTTTAG